In Cryptomeria japonica chromosome 10, Sugi_1.0, whole genome shotgun sequence, a genomic segment contains:
- the LOC131040910 gene encoding uncharacterized protein LOC131040910: MLAYSSQIGKSNPYLKLSCLKTQLSLLPSSLLCKRAVNYRERQRNPVMGALKGSSRQPLLLGWACLVFLLSSMRADAQKCQRSFIIASKIVKLEHCKHVGEKGGTLSWTYNAEEGSILMAYKAKPITRRGWVAWGINPSSNGLVGTQALLALRQPNGTMFTGIYNGASKAGTQQAAEFIRTDNIKVQFQSQTSVFHSGNIYIYATVLLPSNRTTVNQAWQLGPVNQGGLDSFPIADLQSFGTIDLLKGKIPTTPSPASPPAPSPSNPSPSPSPPPSPSTANPSLSPTPSIPFPPPASPSPSPSTPNPPLSPTPVPSTPPPPSSPLSPMATPPPSASPSPSPSTPSTPPPPTSPSPSPSTPNPPSSPTPTPSITSLPPFSPSPSISIIPSPSPSTSPLLSPSPSPSTSTPIITWSPFSPSPSPSPLQSSGSNNANAHTTISTISFSFISLFTAFACTMFSTM, encoded by the coding sequence ATGCTGGCTTATTCAAGCCAAATTGGGAAGTCGAATCCTTATTTAAAGCTCTCTTGTTTGAAAACCCAGTTATCTCTCTTACCTTCTAGTTTGCTCTGCAAGAGAGCTGTAAATTACAGAGAAAGACAAAGAAATCCAGTCATGGGGGCACTGAAGGGTAGCTCTCGACAGCCCTTATTGCTGGGATGGGCATGCTTAGTTTTTCTCCTCTCCTCCATGAGAGCAGATGCCCAGAAATGCCAGAGGTCTTTCATTATAGCTTCCAAAATTGTTAAGCTGGAACACTGCAAGCATGTTGGAGAAAAGGGTGGAACTCTTTCATGGACATATAATGCTGAAGAAGGGTCAATACTTATGGCGTATAAGGCAAAGCCAATTACAAGACGAGGGTGGGTCGCATGGGGAATAAATCCGAGCAGCAATGGCTTGGTGGGCACACAGGCCCTGCTTGCTCTGCGCCAACCTAATGGCACCATGTTTACTGGCATATACAATGGGGCCTCCAAAGCAGGGACTCAACAGGCCGCGGAGTTCATTAGGACTGATAATATAAAAGTTCAGTTTCAATCACAGACCTCTGTATTTCACTCTGGTAACATCTATATCTATGCAACAGTTCTTCTCCCTTCCAATAGGACCACAGTGAACCAGGCGTGGCAGTTGGGCCCTGTAAACCAAGGAGGATTGGATTCATTTCCAATTGCAGATCTTCAGAGCTTTGGTACCATTGATCTTCTCAAGGGAAAGATCCCCACTACTCCAAGTCCAGCATCTCCGCCCGCTCCTTCCCCATCtaatccttctccttctccttctcccccTCCTTCGCCAAGTACAGCAAACCCATCTTTATCACCCACACCTTCCATTCCTTTTCCtcctccagcttcaccttctccttCACCAAGCACACCAAATCCACCTTTGTCACCCACACCTGTACCTTctactcctcctcctccttcttcccCTTTGTCACCCATGGCCACACCTCCTCCTTCAGCTTCACCCTCTCCTTCGCCAAGTACACCTTCCACTCCTCCTCCCCCAACTTCACCCTCCCCTTCCCCAAGCACACCAAATCCGCCATCATCACCCACACCTACACCTTCCATAActtctcttcctccattttcccCTTCACCAAGTATTTCAATtataccatcaccatcaccatcaacatcaccaTTACTATCACCATCACCATCGCCATCCACATCCACACCAATCATAACCTGGTCTCCTTTTTCTCCTTCCCCTTCCCCTTCCCCTTTACAAAGTTCAGGTTCAAACAACGCCAATGCCCATACCACCATCTCAAccatttctttctcttttatttctctGTTTACTGCATTTGCTTGCACAATGTTTTCCACCATGTAA